One genomic segment of Mytilus trossulus isolate FHL-02 chromosome 4, PNRI_Mtr1.1.1.hap1, whole genome shotgun sequence includes these proteins:
- the LOC134713800 gene encoding neuropeptide F receptor-like: protein MMTNDTDYTIIQNTTMTNCSNTNLTCNHTDWLLKYNYDMFQVATEMSQTRRFDETTEAIIIAFYAILIVFGATGNGLVCYVVTKNAHMRTPRNIFIINLSISDLTLCLFTQPLNLYRLLNHYWFLGGFMCKFVAMCQGTNIFVSTISITAIALDRFQVIVYPTKDSMKKLGAAAALVSIWIISFFMASPLLIFNVYKVSKPIAVPVYFYHCHEDTTLIEEKGAYSIASMVVQYILPIAIVVVAHARICHKLKYRMVNQNNPAQNTGRSPFQKRKNERQERRKRRTNILLAFIASVFAISWFPINILNILLDVSNGKLKALEENVSVAFVVCHILVLSSACTNPVLYGWLNENFRNEFIKVLCCKCCYKVKASVQNCCAPIEGTEVPVIIFTRETNGGNGTTHVEKDGYSVTGTALNSVTEFRSQVSL, encoded by the coding sequence ATGATGACAAATGACACTGACTACACAATTATACAGAATACAACCATGACAAATTGTTCTAACACAAACCTGACCTGTAATCATACAGATTGGCTTTTAAAGTATAACTATGATATGTTTCAAGTGGCAACGGAAATGTCACAAACGCGGAGATTTGACGAGACAACAGAAGCAATCATAATTGCTTTTTACGCCATCTTAATCGTATTTGGTGCAACCGGAAATGGGCTTGTCTGTTATGTTGTGACTAAAAACGCCCACATGAGAACACCaaggaatatatttattatcaatttgtCGATATCAGATCTTACACTTTGCCTTTTCACACAACCATTAAATTTGTACAGATTATTAAATCATTACTGGTTTCTGGGAGGATTTATGTGCAAGTTTGTAGCAATGTGTCAAGGCACTAATATATTTGTATCAACAATTAGTATAACAGCCATTGCACTTGACAGATTTCAGGTAATTGTATATCCAACAAAAGACAGTATGAAGAAATTAGGCGCAGCAGCAGCACTTGTGTCGATTTGGatcatttcatttttcatgGCAAGTCCATTATTAATATTCAACGTATATAAGGTGTCAAAGCCTATTGCTGTTCCTGTGTATTTCTACCATTGTCATGAAGACACAACATTAATTGAAGAAAAAGGAGCATACTCAATTGCATCTATGGTTGTTCAATACATATTACCGATTGCTATTGTGGTTGTTGCGCATGCAAGAATATGTCATAAACTCAAATACAGAATGGTCAATCAAAATAATCCAGCACAAAACACAGGTCGGTCACCATTTCAGAAAAGGAAGAATGAACGTCAAGAAAGACGAAAAAGACGAACAAACATTTTACTAGCCTTTATTGCAAGCGTGTTTGCAATCAGCTGGTTTCCAATAAACATACTAAATATATTACTAGATGTATCAAACGGTAAACTGAAAGCTTTAGAAGAAAACGTTTCCGTCGCATTTGTCGTCTGCCATATTTTAGTTCTCAGTTCTGCGTGCACAAATCCGGTTCTATACGGatggttaaatgaaaactttcGAAATGAGTTTATAAAAGTATTGTGTTGCAAGTGTTGTTATAAAGTTAAGGCATCGGTACAGAATTGTTGTGCACCAATAGAAGGCACAGAAGTGCCAGTTATTATATTTACGCGCGAAACAAATGGTGGGAATGGAACGACACACGTTGAAAAGGATGGCTACTCAGTGACTGGAACTGCATTAAATTCCGTCACCGAGTTCAGATCTCAGGTTTCTTTGTAA